In Streptomyces seoulensis, the following are encoded in one genomic region:
- a CDS encoding trypsin-like serine peptidase: MNKPLLAALSAVALAGFGATPALAAPQAKAVTVDFAGTVSLSNCSGSVVRLPNSADSDPALVLSNGHCLETGFPQPGQVITGQSSSRTFGLLNSAGTKVATLRANQVVYSTMTDTDVTLYRLTTSYAAIKSSYGINALPLSDTHPVAGSSIKVVSGYWKRIYSCNADGFVYRLKEGGWTWKDSLRYTAACDTIGGTSGSPVIDTATGKVVAVNNTGNEDGQSCTENNPCEVDQNGKVTVRQGINYAEQTYQIPACFTTGNKLNLSASGCTLPKP, from the coding sequence ATGAACAAGCCTCTCCTGGCCGCGCTCTCCGCCGTGGCGCTCGCCGGGTTCGGCGCGACCCCGGCCCTGGCCGCGCCGCAGGCCAAGGCGGTGACCGTCGACTTCGCCGGGACCGTGTCGCTCAGCAACTGTTCCGGCTCCGTCGTCCGGCTGCCGAACTCGGCGGACAGCGACCCCGCGCTGGTGCTGAGCAACGGGCACTGCCTGGAGACGGGCTTCCCGCAGCCCGGCCAGGTCATCACCGGCCAGTCCTCCAGCCGCACTTTCGGCCTGCTGAACTCGGCCGGCACCAAGGTCGCCACGCTCCGCGCCAACCAGGTCGTGTACTCGACCATGACCGACACCGACGTCACCCTGTACCGGCTGACCACCAGCTACGCGGCGATCAAAAGCTCGTACGGGATCAACGCGCTGCCGCTGAGCGACACCCACCCGGTGGCCGGGAGCAGCATCAAGGTCGTCTCCGGCTACTGGAAGCGGATCTACTCCTGCAACGCGGACGGGTTCGTGTACCGGCTGAAGGAGGGCGGCTGGACCTGGAAGGACTCGCTGCGCTACACCGCCGCCTGCGACACCATCGGCGGCACCTCCGGCTCCCCGGTGATCGACACCGCCACCGGCAAGGTCGTCGCCGTCAACAACACGGGCAACGAGGACGGCCAGTCCTGCACCGAGAACAACCCGTGCGAGGTCGACCAGAACGGCAAGGTCACGGTCCGCCAGGGCATCAACTACGCCGAGCAGACCTACCAGATACCGGCCTGCTTCACGACCGGCAACAAGCTCAACCTCAGCGCGTCCGGCTGCACGCTGCCCAAGCCCTGA
- a CDS encoding IclR family transcriptional regulator: MSQTVDRALSILPLLAEGPADLGQVAERLGVHKSTALRLLRTLHEHGLVYRQSDQRYRLGARLFALAQEAMENLDIREIAHPHLVRLNEACGHTVHLAVHEENEVLYIDKVDSRYPVRMYSRVGKPVAITVAAVAKLLLADLPEGERRALAEKLEYPLYTARSTPNAAAFLRELEKVREQGWATDLGGHEESINCVAAPIRGADGRVVAAMSVSAPNVVVTADELLTLLPRVRRTADAISGEYSGRTPVKDPTA, translated from the coding sequence ATGAGCCAGACCGTCGACCGCGCCCTGAGCATCCTCCCGCTGCTCGCGGAGGGCCCCGCCGACCTCGGCCAGGTCGCCGAGCGGCTCGGGGTGCACAAGTCCACCGCGCTGCGCTTGCTGCGCACCCTGCACGAACACGGCCTGGTCTACCGCCAGTCCGACCAGCGCTACCGGCTCGGCGCCCGCCTCTTCGCCCTCGCCCAGGAGGCGATGGAGAACCTCGACATCCGCGAGATCGCCCACCCCCACCTCGTCCGGCTCAACGAGGCGTGCGGGCACACCGTGCACCTCGCCGTGCACGAGGAGAACGAGGTGCTCTACATCGACAAGGTGGACAGCCGCTACCCGGTGCGCATGTACTCGCGCGTCGGCAAGCCGGTCGCCATCACGGTCGCCGCCGTCGCCAAGCTGCTGCTGGCCGACCTGCCCGAGGGCGAGCGGCGGGCGCTGGCGGAGAAGCTCGAATACCCCCTGTACACGGCCCGTTCCACCCCCAACGCAGCTGCGTTCCTGCGCGAGTTGGAGAAGGTGCGCGAACAGGGCTGGGCCACCGACCTCGGTGGCCACGAGGAGTCCATCAACTGTGTCGCGGCCCCCATCCGGGGCGCCGACGGCCGGGTGGTCGCCGCGATGTCGGTGTCCGCGCCGAACGTCGTCGTCACCGCCGACGAACTCCTCACCCTGCTCCCGCGGGTGCGCCGCACGGCGGACGCGATCAGCGGCGAGTACTCCGGACGAACCCCAGTGAAGGACCCCACCGCATGA
- a CDS encoding sugar kinase → MTADGPASTALDSADAVDVVALGESMVTFLPDRPGRLADVPAFRRGIGGAESNVVCTLAAAGHPARWVSRVGADGFGQHLVERIGSYGVDTGAVRVDPARPTGVYFRTAADRATDAHEVAYYRAGSAASAMAVDNTDLAALDAGRVLHLSGITAALSPGCRELLHTLTAPREGRPVVSFDVNHRPGLWREADDALVLLDLARRADIVFVGTDEAEDAWGTRGGVEAVRRLLPEPRVLVVKEGPLGATAFARTPDGERTVRVPALTVDVVATVGAGDAFAAGFLSATLRGLPVRDRLRHGHLMAAAALTVPGDLADPPARGHADRLAALDEAAWGRLRLGPGWTGADQVPEGTSTA, encoded by the coding sequence GTGACCGCCGACGGACCGGCCAGCACCGCCCTCGACAGCGCGGATGCCGTGGATGTCGTCGCCCTGGGCGAGTCCATGGTCACCTTCCTCCCCGACCGCCCGGGCCGCCTCGCCGACGTGCCCGCCTTCCGGCGGGGCATCGGCGGCGCCGAGTCCAACGTGGTCTGCACCCTCGCCGCCGCCGGACACCCGGCCCGCTGGGTCAGCCGGGTCGGCGCCGACGGCTTCGGGCAGCACCTGGTCGAGCGGATCGGCTCCTACGGCGTCGACACCGGCGCGGTCCGCGTGGACCCGGCCCGCCCCACCGGGGTCTACTTCCGCACCGCCGCCGACCGGGCCACCGACGCCCACGAAGTCGCCTACTACCGCGCCGGATCGGCCGCCTCCGCGATGGCCGTCGACAACACCGACCTCGCCGCCCTGGACGCGGGCCGCGTGCTGCACCTGTCGGGGATCACCGCCGCGCTGTCGCCGGGGTGCCGGGAACTGCTGCACACCCTGACCGCGCCGCGCGAGGGGCGCCCGGTGGTGTCCTTCGACGTCAACCACCGACCCGGCCTGTGGCGCGAGGCCGACGACGCCCTGGTGCTGCTGGACCTGGCCCGGCGGGCCGACATCGTCTTCGTCGGCACCGACGAGGCCGAGGACGCCTGGGGCACGCGGGGCGGGGTCGAGGCGGTCCGGCGCCTGCTGCCCGAACCACGGGTGCTCGTCGTCAAGGAGGGCCCGCTCGGCGCGACGGCGTTCGCGCGCACGCCCGACGGTGAGCGGACGGTGCGCGTGCCCGCCCTCACCGTCGACGTGGTGGCCACCGTCGGCGCGGGCGACGCCTTCGCCGCCGGCTTCCTCTCCGCCACCCTGCGCGGGCTCCCCGTACGCGACCGGCTGCGGCACGGCCACCTGATGGCCGCCGCCGCCCTCACCGTCCCCGGCGACCTCGCCGACCCGCCCGCCCGCGGCCACGCCGACCGGCTGGCCGCCCTGGACGAGGCGGCGTGGGGGAGACTGCGACTCGGCCCCGGCTGGACCGGTGCCGATCAGGTCCCCGAAGGAACGAGCACCGCATGA
- a CDS encoding N-acyl-D-amino-acid deacylase family protein has protein sequence MEELVVRDADVVDGSGAPAYRADVVVDRGRIVSIVKEAAAAGCQRPRARRELDAEGLVLSPGFIDMHAHSDLALLRDPDHSAKAAQGVTLEVLGQDGLSYAPVDDRTLEEVRRAITGWNGYGDDLDMDWRSVGEYLDRLDRGIAVNAAYLIPQGTVRALVVGWDDRPATPAELDRMRQLVAEGLEQGAVGLSSGLTYTPGMYANDAELTELCRVVASYGGYYCPHHRSYGAGALEAYAEMVALTREAGCPLHLAHATMNFGVNEGRAPELLALLDAALDAGADLTLDTYPYTPGSTTLAALLPSWASEGGPAQIMARLTDPATAERVRHHLEVTGSDGCHGVPAEWETIEISGVTNPALAAYVGRTVKEAAALRGEEPWETVRHLLVEDRLGTTILQHVGHEDNVRAIMRHRAHTGGSDGILQGTKPHPRAYGTFPRYLGTYVRELGVLSLEECVARLTSRPAARLRLPDRGLVREGHRADLVLFDPATVAAGSTFAEPRTLPTGIPHVLVDGRFVIEDGRRTDVLAGRSVRRTPV, from the coding sequence ATGGAAGAACTCGTCGTCCGGGACGCCGACGTGGTCGACGGCAGCGGCGCGCCCGCCTACCGCGCCGATGTGGTCGTCGACCGCGGCCGGATCGTCTCCATCGTCAAGGAGGCCGCGGCGGCGGGCTGTCAGCGCCCGCGCGCCCGGCGCGAGCTGGACGCGGAGGGCCTGGTCCTCTCCCCCGGCTTCATCGACATGCACGCCCACTCCGACCTGGCCCTGCTGCGCGACCCCGACCACAGCGCCAAGGCCGCCCAGGGCGTCACCCTCGAAGTCCTGGGCCAGGACGGCCTGTCGTACGCCCCCGTCGACGACCGCACCCTGGAGGAGGTCCGCCGGGCCATCACCGGCTGGAACGGCTACGGCGACGACCTCGACATGGACTGGCGCTCGGTCGGCGAGTACCTGGACCGCCTCGACCGGGGCATCGCGGTCAACGCGGCCTACCTCATCCCGCAGGGCACGGTGCGCGCGCTGGTCGTCGGCTGGGACGACCGCCCGGCGACCCCGGCCGAGCTGGACCGGATGCGGCAGCTGGTCGCGGAGGGCCTGGAACAGGGCGCGGTCGGCCTCTCCTCCGGCCTCACCTACACCCCCGGCATGTACGCGAACGACGCCGAACTCACCGAGCTGTGCCGGGTGGTGGCCTCCTACGGCGGCTACTACTGCCCGCACCACCGCTCCTACGGCGCGGGCGCCCTGGAGGCGTACGCCGAGATGGTGGCCCTCACCCGGGAGGCGGGCTGCCCGCTGCACCTGGCGCACGCCACCATGAACTTCGGCGTCAACGAGGGCCGCGCCCCCGAGCTGCTCGCCCTGCTCGACGCGGCCCTGGACGCGGGTGCCGACCTCACCCTGGACACGTATCCCTACACCCCCGGCTCCACCACCCTCGCGGCCCTGCTGCCCAGTTGGGCGAGTGAGGGCGGCCCGGCGCAGATCATGGCCCGGCTCACCGACCCGGCGACCGCCGAGCGCGTCCGGCACCATCTGGAGGTCACCGGCTCCGACGGCTGCCACGGCGTACCGGCGGAGTGGGAGACGATCGAGATCTCCGGCGTGACCAACCCGGCGCTGGCCGCGTACGTGGGCCGCACGGTGAAGGAGGCGGCCGCCCTGCGCGGCGAGGAGCCGTGGGAGACGGTCCGGCACCTGCTGGTCGAGGACCGGCTCGGCACCACGATCCTCCAGCACGTCGGCCACGAGGACAACGTCCGCGCGATCATGCGGCACCGTGCGCACACCGGCGGCTCGGACGGCATCCTCCAGGGCACCAAGCCGCACCCGCGCGCCTACGGCACCTTCCCGCGCTACCTCGGCACCTACGTCCGCGAGCTGGGCGTGCTGTCGCTGGAGGAGTGCGTGGCCCGGCTGACCTCGCGGCCCGCGGCCCGGCTGCGGCTGCCGGACCGGGGCCTGGTGCGCGAGGGCCACCGCGCCGACCTGGTGCTGTTCGACCCGGCCACCGTCGCCGCCGGCTCCACCTTCGCGGAGCCGAGGACGCTGCCGACGGGGATTCCGCACGTCCTGGTGGACGGGCGGTTCGTCATCGAGGACGGGCGGCGCACCGACGTGCTGGCGGGCCGGTCGGTGCGCCGTACCCCGGTGTGA
- a CDS encoding RidA family protein produces MTDKTALTPKTHTVPPAKFSHGVRKGNILQVAGQVGFLPAEEGKAPTPAGPTLREQTLQTLANVKVILEEGGASWDDVMMIRVYLTDVDHFAEMNDIYNTYFGEQGLTQPPAARTTVYVGLPAGLLIEIDALAVLG; encoded by the coding sequence ATGACCGACAAGACCGCCCTGACCCCCAAGACCCACACGGTGCCGCCCGCGAAGTTCTCGCACGGCGTCCGGAAGGGCAACATCCTCCAGGTCGCCGGCCAGGTCGGCTTCCTGCCCGCCGAGGAGGGCAAGGCCCCCACCCCGGCCGGTCCCACCCTGCGCGAGCAGACCCTCCAGACCCTCGCCAACGTCAAGGTGATCCTCGAAGAGGGCGGCGCGAGCTGGGACGACGTGATGATGATCCGCGTCTACCTCACCGACGTGGACCACTTCGCCGAGATGAACGACATCTACAACACCTACTTCGGCGAGCAGGGCCTCACCCAGCCCCCGGCCGCCCGCACCACGGTCTACGTCGGGCTGCCCGCCGGGCTCCTGATCGAGATCGACGCGCTCGCCGTCCTCGGCTGA
- a CDS encoding GntP family permease: protein MPLPLAAPAPAAPPHTGGLLLLLDGTPGLLTVAGLGIALLLFLIIKVRLQPFVALLTVSITVGLLAGLSVTELFGTVQRSDAVSTIESGMGGILGHVAIIIGLGTMLGAILEVSGGAEVLASRLLRLFGEKRAPLAMGLTGLIFGIPVFFDVGIFVLAPLVYAAAKRGGKSILLYCLPLLAGLSMTHAFLPPHPGPVAAAGLLHVQLGWVVLMGVICGIPAVLAAWAFSAWVGRRIFVPVPQDMVEAAEEAREAVLAEQRASGVEPAEKPVPLGTVLAIIGTPLILILAATFSSVALDPSTVRSVIEFFGHPFVALTIALVLAYYLLGIRRGWSRKSLENVSTASLKPVGNILLVVGAGGVFGAVLKASGVAQALSDTFHGVGLPVIVLAYLISLVLRVAQGSATVAIVTTAGIVAPLLTEGHHSQAFTALVIMAISAGSIFASHVNDGGFWMVAKYFGITERDTLKTWTVLESVLSVAGFAVAAVVSLFV, encoded by the coding sequence ATGCCCCTTCCGCTCGCCGCACCCGCGCCCGCCGCGCCACCCCACACCGGAGGACTGCTCCTCCTGCTGGACGGCACCCCCGGCCTGCTCACCGTCGCCGGCCTCGGCATCGCCCTGCTGCTCTTCCTGATCATCAAGGTCCGGCTCCAGCCGTTCGTCGCGCTGCTCACGGTGTCCATAACCGTCGGCCTGCTCGCCGGTCTCTCGGTGACCGAACTCTTCGGCACCGTCCAGCGCTCCGACGCCGTCTCCACCATCGAGTCCGGCATGGGCGGCATCCTCGGCCATGTCGCCATCATCATCGGCCTCGGCACCATGCTCGGCGCGATCCTGGAGGTCAGCGGCGGCGCCGAGGTCCTCGCGAGCCGCCTGCTGCGGCTGTTCGGCGAGAAGCGCGCACCGCTGGCGATGGGCCTGACCGGCCTGATCTTCGGCATCCCGGTCTTCTTCGACGTCGGCATCTTCGTCCTCGCGCCGCTGGTCTACGCGGCCGCCAAGCGGGGCGGCAAGTCGATCCTGCTGTACTGCCTGCCGCTGCTGGCGGGCCTGTCCATGACGCACGCCTTCCTGCCCCCGCACCCCGGCCCGGTGGCCGCGGCCGGACTGCTGCACGTCCAGCTCGGCTGGGTCGTCCTCATGGGCGTCATCTGCGGCATCCCGGCGGTGCTGGCCGCGTGGGCGTTCTCCGCGTGGGTCGGCCGGCGCATCTTCGTCCCCGTCCCGCAGGACATGGTCGAGGCGGCGGAGGAGGCCCGTGAGGCGGTCCTCGCCGAGCAGCGCGCCTCGGGCGTGGAGCCCGCCGAGAAGCCGGTCCCGCTGGGCACGGTCCTCGCCATCATCGGTACGCCGCTGATCCTGATCCTCGCCGCCACCTTCTCCTCGGTCGCGCTGGACCCGTCCACCGTGCGCTCGGTGATCGAGTTCTTCGGGCACCCCTTCGTCGCCCTCACCATCGCCCTGGTGCTCGCCTACTACCTGCTCGGTATCCGGCGCGGCTGGTCCCGCAAGTCCCTGGAGAACGTCTCCACCGCCTCCCTGAAGCCGGTCGGCAACATCCTGCTGGTGGTCGGCGCGGGCGGGGTCTTCGGCGCCGTCCTCAAGGCCAGCGGTGTCGCCCAGGCGCTCTCGGACACCTTCCACGGCGTGGGCCTGCCGGTGATCGTGCTGGCGTACCTGATCTCGCTGGTGCTGCGGGTCGCCCAGGGCTCGGCCACGGTCGCCATCGTGACGACGGCGGGCATCGTCGCCCCGCTGCTGACCGAGGGCCACCACTCCCAGGCGTTCACCGCGCTGGTCATCATGGCCATCTCGGCCGGCTCCATCTTCGCCTCGCACGTCAACGACGGCGGGTTCTGGATGGTCGCCAAGTACTTCGGCATCACCGAACGCGACACGCTCAAGACGTGGACGGTCCTCGAATCGGTCCTCTCCGTCGCCGGGTTCGCGGTCGCGGCGGTGGTGAGCCTGTTCGTCTGA
- a CDS encoding alanine racemase, giving the protein MARETGSDALAQLAGERVDHRFKGLPPDAAGLTVGELAAERRNLFTGGFATPVLALSAERLAHNLALMETYAARHGLAFAPHGKTSMAPQLFARQIEHGAWGITVAAPHQVWVAREFGVRRIFLANELVDAAALRRIAAELAADPDFRLVTYVDSVRGVELMDAALTGTARPLDVVVELAAGEGARTGARTEAECAEIAAAVAATDTLRLVGVAGYEGEVPKADPERVAAYLRRLTALAAALDAGGLFGKAEEIVVSAGGSAWFDTVAEVFAEVPELSRPVLKLLRSGAYVSHDDGHYRRITPFNRVPEEGALEPAFRLWAQVVSRPEPGQAFVNAGKRDAAYDLDKPEAQVVRRDGTERPATGITVTALSDQHMWLATTPEADVMVGDWIGFGLSHPCTSFDKWQLIPVAEADGTVVEYVRTFF; this is encoded by the coding sequence ATGGCCCGTGAGACCGGTTCCGACGCCCTGGCACAGCTCGCCGGGGAACGGGTCGACCACCGTTTCAAGGGCCTGCCGCCGGACGCCGCCGGGCTGACCGTGGGCGAGCTGGCCGCCGAGCGCCGCAACCTGTTCACCGGCGGTTTCGCCACCCCCGTGCTCGCGCTGTCCGCCGAGCGCCTGGCGCACAACCTCGCGCTGATGGAGACCTACGCCGCCCGGCACGGCCTCGCCTTCGCCCCGCACGGCAAGACCTCGATGGCGCCCCAGTTGTTCGCCCGGCAGATCGAGCACGGCGCCTGGGGCATCACGGTCGCCGCGCCCCATCAGGTCTGGGTGGCGCGGGAGTTCGGCGTCCGGCGGATCTTCCTCGCCAACGAGCTGGTGGACGCGGCGGCCCTGCGCCGCATCGCCGCCGAGCTGGCCGCCGACCCGGACTTCCGCCTCGTCACCTACGTCGACTCCGTGCGCGGCGTCGAGCTGATGGACGCGGCCCTGACCGGTACCGCCCGCCCGCTGGACGTGGTGGTGGAGCTGGCGGCCGGTGAGGGCGCCCGTACCGGTGCCCGCACCGAGGCGGAGTGCGCGGAGATCGCCGCCGCCGTGGCCGCCACCGACACCCTGCGCCTGGTCGGCGTTGCGGGCTACGAGGGCGAGGTGCCGAAGGCCGACCCCGAGCGCGTCGCGGCCTATTTGCGCCGGCTCACCGCGCTCGCCGCCGCCCTGGACGCCGGGGGCCTTTTCGGCAAGGCGGAGGAGATCGTGGTGAGCGCGGGCGGCAGCGCCTGGTTCGACACGGTGGCCGAGGTGTTCGCCGAGGTCCCCGAGCTGTCCCGCCCGGTGCTGAAGCTGCTCCGCTCCGGCGCCTACGTCTCCCACGACGACGGCCACTACCGCCGCATCACCCCCTTCAACCGGGTGCCCGAGGAGGGCGCGCTGGAGCCCGCGTTCCGGCTGTGGGCCCAGGTGGTCTCCCGCCCCGAGCCCGGCCAGGCGTTCGTCAACGCGGGCAAGCGGGACGCCGCCTACGACCTGGACAAGCCCGAGGCGCAGGTCGTACGCCGGGACGGTACGGAACGCCCGGCCACCGGCATCACGGTGACCGCCCTGTCGGACCAGCACATGTGGCTGGCCACCACACCCGAGGCCGATGTCATGGTGGGCGACTGGATCGGCTTCGGCCTGTCCCACCCCTGCACCAGCTTCGACAAGTGGCAGCTCATCCCGGTGGCCGAGGCGGACGGCACGGTCGTCGAGTACGTCCGTACGTTCTTCTAG